In Pseudomonadota bacterium, a single window of DNA contains:
- a CDS encoding DUF4412 domain-containing protein produces MKKYMLLVCSVFIFLFVMFSQSFAADLTADMITKEGKVTRNGKIYVKGSKCRVEKGSTPLYTIVRGDKGLFWQVNSAEKTYLEAKLTPDMKPTIEEKIFGETARKLVGTETVNGYTAKKYEVTAKKGNKAETIQQWFSTEYNFPVRVVGSNWSVEYKNIKKGSVSDSLFELSPGLVKDTSEVPDVLH; encoded by the coding sequence ATGAAAAAATATATGTTATTGGTATGCAGCGTTTTCATTTTCTTATTCGTTATGTTCTCACAATCATTTGCCGCTGATCTCACGGCTGACATGATAACCAAGGAAGGAAAGGTAACGAGAAACGGCAAGATATATGTAAAGGGCAGCAAGTGCCGTGTGGAAAAAGGAAGTACGCCCCTTTATACAATCGTCAGGGGAGACAAAGGTCTCTTCTGGCAGGTCAACAGCGCAGAGAAGACGTACCTGGAAGCAAAACTGACGCCGGACATGAAGCCGACTATCGAGGAAAAGATATTTGGCGAGACCGCAAGAAAGCTGGTCGGTACAGAGACGGTGAACGGTTACACGGCAAAGAAGTATGAAGTAACCGCAAAAAAGGGTAATAAGGCGGAGACGATACAGCAGTGGTTTTCAACGGAGTATAATTTCCCCGTCAGGGTCGTTGGTTCAAACTGGAGCGTCGAGTATAAGAACATCAAGAAGGGCAGCGTTTCTGACAGTCTTTTTGAGCTTTCTCCTGGTCTGGTAAAGGATACCTCCGAAGTCCCTGATGTGCTCCATTAA
- a CDS encoding DUF1460 domain-containing protein, whose translation MKVKTEKEMIALGRWSKSDLEHIMSTASHLSNPGERIGFISQHFLNTPYLESTLTGSIDEQEICVINLCGMDCFTFIDYVEAMRLSGSFDEFKESLKKVRYQSGDVDYRKRNHFFTDWAEFSRANIRDVTGEIGGNRTKKAKKILNTKEDGTCFLQGIIPRERKIAYIPADNMNSSTLAAMRTGDYAGIYSELPGLDVSHAGIIIKADNDEIFLRHASALERYRKVVDQPLKEYMADKAGLIVLRALEPACHIMI comes from the coding sequence ATGAAAGTGAAGACAGAAAAGGAAATGATTGCCCTTGGCAGGTGGTCAAAGAGTGACCTTGAACACATCATGAGCACTGCCTCGCATTTGAGCAACCCCGGCGAACGTATAGGTTTCATCTCACAGCATTTTTTGAACACCCCATATCTCGAATCCACGTTAACCGGCAGTATTGACGAGCAGGAGATATGCGTCATAAACCTTTGCGGGATGGACTGTTTTACCTTCATCGATTATGTGGAGGCTATGAGATTGTCGGGTTCCTTTGATGAATTCAAAGAGAGTCTGAAAAAGGTGAGGTATCAATCCGGAGATGTTGATTACAGGAAAAGAAACCATTTTTTTACGGACTGGGCAGAGTTCAGCAGGGCAAATATCCGTGATGTAACAGGAGAGATTGGCGGCAACAGAACAAAGAAGGCGAAAAAGATTCTCAATACAAAAGAAGATGGGACATGCTTTTTGCAAGGTATCATTCCCCGCGAGCGAAAGATTGCATATATCCCCGCGGATAACATGAATTCTTCTACTCTTGCCGCAATGAGGACAGGAGATTATGCGGGGATATACTCGGAATTACCAGGCCTGGATGTCTCTCATGCAGGCATTATCATAAAAGCAGACAACGATGAAATCTTTTTGAGGCACGCCTCAGCCCTTGAACGATACAGGAAGGTCGTTGACCAGCCATTAAAAGAGTATATGGCAGATAAGGCCGGTTTAATAGTGCTGAGAGCATTGGAACCTGCATGCCATATTATGATATGA
- the ccsB gene encoding c-type cytochrome biogenesis protein CcsB has protein sequence MDHKILGVVTLLYLSIFFLHVLHFAVKKEKILSFMWILLYITLGLHATGLIARWVESYRLGIGHAPLSNFYESLIFYAWCIGFVLVILKKRLTFPIITMMASLIALGFMSYASISSSVERKIQPLIPALQSNWLHIHVITCFVAYAAFVISFICGLLYLIKWKNVVPPKEMLEEINYRSVMVGFPMLSAGILTGAVWAHYAWGSYWSWDPKETWSLITWIIYALFLHARFVRGWKGKRIAFISIIGFLSVIFTYFGVNFILSGLHSYAT, from the coding sequence ATGGATCATAAAATCCTCGGTGTTGTTACATTGCTTTACCTTTCAATTTTCTTTCTTCACGTCCTTCATTTTGCCGTGAAAAAGGAAAAGATACTCTCCTTTATGTGGATTCTGCTTTACATCACGCTTGGATTACATGCGACAGGACTCATAGCCCGCTGGGTTGAATCCTACAGGCTTGGCATAGGACATGCTCCCCTGTCTAACTTTTATGAATCGCTCATCTTTTATGCATGGTGCATTGGCTTTGTACTTGTGATATTGAAGAAAAGACTGACATTCCCGATCATTACCATGATGGCGTCACTTATTGCCCTTGGTTTCATGAGCTATGCTTCTATCTCTTCGTCTGTGGAAAGGAAGATACAGCCCCTTATCCCTGCCCTGCAGAGCAACTGGCTTCATATTCATGTTATTACCTGCTTTGTCGCCTATGCAGCCTTTGTTATATCCTTTATCTGCGGCCTTCTTTACCTCATCAAATGGAAAAACGTAGTACCGCCAAAAGAGATGCTTGAGGAGATAAACTACAGGAGTGTCATGGTAGGTTTCCCCATGCTGAGCGCAGGGATACTGACTGGCGCCGTATGGGCACATTACGCATGGGGTTCATACTGGAGTTGGGACCCCAAGGAGACGTGGTCGTTGATAACGTGGATTATCTATGCCCTTTTCCTCCATGCAAGGTTTGTAAGGGGCTGGAAGGGCAAAAGAATAGCATTTATTTCAATCATTGGATTTTTAAGTGTAATATTTACCTATTTTGGTGTAAATTTTATTCTTTCCGGGTTACATAGTTATGCAACATAA
- a CDS encoding cytochrome c3 family protein, translated as MRKKPYIVVVCCLVFFGFFLLSNFASAQKKPAEPTMLTLEGAKLPPVPFSHTTHVEKGKIECVTCHHKDKDAKEPQACGTCHLLKEVKDNAAPAKDAFHKNCQTCHKENVAKGKVAPVKCNECHKK; from the coding sequence ATGAGAAAAAAACCATACATTGTTGTAGTATGCTGTCTGGTGTTTTTTGGTTTTTTCCTCTTGAGCAATTTCGCATCAGCACAGAAAAAACCGGCCGAACCCACTATGCTTACGCTTGAAGGCGCAAAGCTGCCCCCTGTACCCTTTTCTCATACCACTCACGTTGAAAAGGGAAAGATTGAGTGTGTGACCTGCCACCACAAGGATAAAGACGCAAAGGAACCACAGGCTTGCGGAACGTGCCATCTCCTTAAAGAGGTAAAAGACAATGCAGCTCCTGCAAAGGATGCTTTCCATAAAAACTGCCAGACATGCCACAAGGAAAACGTAGCGAAAGGTAAGGTTGCCCCTGTAAAGTGTAATGAGTGTCATAAAAAATAA
- a CDS encoding adenosine-specific kinase, with product MELKTVKIDIPEGLNIIIGQSHFVKTVEDMYEILVGSSPSLKFGIAFSEASGPCLVRYEGNDEALMKLASETSFALSCGHTFVIFMKDGFPINVLNAIKVCQEVCHVICATANLLQVVVAETEQGRGIMGIIDGSRPKGIEGEEDKTQRKELLRKFRYKL from the coding sequence ATGGAATTAAAGACAGTAAAAATTGACATCCCGGAAGGGTTGAACATCATCATCGGTCAATCCCATTTCGTGAAGACCGTGGAGGACATGTATGAGATCCTTGTGGGCTCATCGCCTTCCCTGAAATTCGGCATTGCATTTTCAGAGGCAAGCGGCCCCTGCCTCGTGCGGTATGAAGGGAATGACGAAGCCCTCATGAAACTCGCATCCGAGACATCCTTTGCCCTTTCCTGCGGCCACACATTCGTTATTTTTATGAAAGACGGGTTTCCCATAAACGTCCTGAACGCCATCAAGGTTTGTCAGGAAGTATGCCATGTAATCTGCGCAACAGCAAATCTTCTTCAGGTCGTTGTTGCCGAGACGGAACAGGGCAGGGGCATCATGGGTATTATTGACGGTTCCAGGCCAAAAGGTATCGAGGGCGAAGAGGACAAAACGCAGAGGAAGGAACTCCTCCGCAAATTCCGGTATAAACTATAG
- a CDS encoding PAS domain S-box protein translates to MNTNENHSGNASNDKADFENPRQDIYLILARLFDIMFPIILSLGGIALAASLYRSVVQHGWYPAFLFHIAVYLSAVGTFILRRRIPVLLVFLLISLFVYAVALQSLYTLGLAGTGVVHLVILCTFAGIFLGVKVGMIALGASILTVILVGSGIYTGAITTRPDTAAYLLAPANWILQVACFLMYVAPLVLSLNGLQKKIVNSFHEMKANNLLLEKEISIRRQAEEELRKSEEKYRSIFDNSTMGIFQSTPEGTLLNANSAHARMHGFYSVEEFMASITDIKKQLYVDSEDRDRFMEILNAQGSIEGFQAQQYRKDGKKMWISINARAVTDANGTLLCYEGTAKDITERKQAAEALRESESKFRDLSEKSIAGIYLVQDNLFKYVNSRFAEIHGYGIDEMIDKVGPKDVILPDDLPVMDENLRKRISGEVKSLHFEFRIRTKNREIKYVEVYGSRTMYRGQPAVIGTLLDITKHKRAEQALLESEAKYRSVVESALVGFYIIQGGTFRYVNQRFCDMTGYTYDEIIDTLPYMDIIHPDDKTKVAENVGKRMNGEDVSIEYDLRVVRKSGQVVMVRVFGGSMQYNGSKAISGTFVDITHERVLESQLRQAQKVEAIGQLAGGIAHDFNNILTVLTGYGSLLQMKMDKNNPLRIYVDQMLSASQKASSLTQSLLTFSRQQPITLRPVNINTVIGGTEKLLKRLLTEDIALKVSLTPDAITIMADATQVDQILFNLATNARDAMKKGGVLSVETKRIILDHEFRQAHGFGEPGQYALLSVSDTGMGMDETTREKIFDPFFTTKEVGKGTGLGLSTVYGIVKQHGGYINVYSELNVGTVFRIYLPAIREEAAEEQAPPCDFRTGEETILIAEDNENVRQFVVEIFSLCGYKMIEAVDGADAIQRFQENKEINLVILDSVMPGKNGRETYDEIVKIKPDIKVIFISGYTRDIILDKGIQTKDFAFVQKPLSPGELLQKAREVLDS, encoded by the coding sequence ATGAACACAAATGAGAATCATTCAGGAAACGCCTCCAACGATAAGGCTGACTTTGAAAACCCACGGCAGGATATATACCTTATTCTGGCCCGTCTCTTTGACATTATGTTTCCTATTATCCTTTCTCTCGGAGGTATCGCTCTGGCTGCATCCCTTTACCGGTCTGTCGTCCAGCACGGCTGGTATCCCGCCTTCCTTTTTCATATAGCAGTTTACCTGTCAGCCGTGGGAACATTTATCCTCCGCAGACGGATACCGGTTCTTCTGGTATTTTTACTGATATCCCTCTTTGTCTATGCAGTTGCCCTTCAGTCACTCTATACCCTGGGGCTTGCAGGTACCGGTGTTGTTCATCTTGTTATCCTCTGCACCTTCGCAGGCATCTTCCTCGGAGTAAAGGTCGGGATGATTGCCTTGGGTGCCAGTATCCTTACAGTGATCCTCGTCGGGTCAGGGATTTACACGGGCGCTATTACGACAAGGCCTGATACGGCCGCATACCTTTTGGCACCTGCAAACTGGATTCTCCAAGTTGCCTGCTTCCTCATGTACGTGGCGCCCCTCGTCCTCTCTTTGAACGGCCTCCAGAAAAAGATAGTAAATTCTTTTCATGAAATGAAGGCAAACAATCTGCTGCTGGAAAAAGAGATATCGATACGAAGGCAGGCAGAAGAGGAATTGCGGAAGAGTGAAGAGAAGTATCGGAGCATCTTTGATAATTCTACTATGGGGATATTCCAGAGCACCCCTGAAGGGACCCTTTTGAACGCCAACTCTGCACACGCCAGGATGCACGGTTTTTATTCGGTGGAAGAGTTCATGGCAAGCATCACCGACATCAAAAAGCAGTTATATGTCGACTCTGAAGACCGGGACAGATTCATGGAGATCCTCAACGCCCAGGGCAGTATTGAAGGCTTTCAAGCCCAGCAGTACCGCAAGGACGGCAAAAAGATGTGGATTTCAATCAACGCCCGTGCCGTGACGGATGCGAACGGCACTTTGCTTTGCTATGAAGGCACCGCAAAAGATATTACCGAGAGAAAGCAGGCAGCGGAAGCCCTTAGGGAATCGGAGAGTAAATTCAGGGATCTTTCCGAAAAATCGATTGCAGGAATCTACCTCGTGCAGGATAACCTGTTTAAATATGTCAATTCAAGGTTCGCTGAGATACACGGGTACGGCATTGATGAAATGATCGACAAAGTAGGGCCGAAGGACGTGATTTTGCCCGATGACTTGCCGGTGATGGACGAGAATCTGCGCAAGAGAATATCGGGAGAAGTTAAGTCCCTTCACTTCGAATTCAGGATACGCACAAAAAACCGGGAAATAAAATATGTTGAGGTTTACGGTTCGCGCACCATGTACCGGGGACAGCCTGCTGTAATAGGGACATTGCTGGACATTACAAAACATAAACGGGCTGAGCAGGCGCTCCTTGAATCAGAGGCAAAATACCGCAGCGTTGTAGAGAGCGCCCTGGTAGGGTTTTACATCATACAGGGCGGTACCTTCCGGTATGTAAATCAGCGTTTCTGCGACATGACCGGATATACATATGATGAGATTATCGATACCCTGCCCTATATGGATATAATCCATCCGGATGACAAAACGAAGGTAGCGGAGAATGTAGGAAAGCGCATGAACGGGGAGGATGTGTCCATCGAATACGATTTAAGAGTCGTCAGAAAGAGTGGTCAGGTGGTTATGGTACGGGTTTTCGGTGGCTCCATGCAATATAATGGAAGCAAAGCCATTTCCGGAACCTTTGTCGACATTACACACGAAAGGGTGCTGGAGTCCCAGCTCCGCCAAGCCCAGAAGGTGGAAGCCATAGGCCAGCTTGCAGGCGGTATTGCCCATGACTTCAACAATATACTGACGGTCCTCACGGGATACGGAAGCCTCCTGCAGATGAAGATGGATAAAAATAATCCTTTGCGGATATATGTGGACCAGATGCTCTCAGCATCGCAGAAGGCATCCAGCCTGACTCAGAGCCTTCTGACCTTCAGCAGACAGCAACCGATAACCCTGCGGCCGGTTAATATCAATACCGTCATAGGGGGGACAGAAAAACTGCTGAAGCGGCTGCTTACAGAAGATATTGCATTGAAGGTCAGCCTTACCCCTGATGCCATAACGATAATGGCAGATGCTACCCAAGTTGACCAGATATTATTCAACCTTGCAACTAACGCCAGAGACGCCATGAAGAAGGGCGGCGTATTAAGTGTAGAGACAAAACGAATAATACTGGACCATGAATTCAGGCAGGCTCACGGCTTCGGTGAACCTGGACAGTATGCGCTCTTATCCGTCTCCGATACGGGCATGGGGATGGACGAAACAACCAGGGAAAAGATATTTGACCCCTTTTTCACTACCAAGGAGGTTGGAAAAGGAACAGGCCTCGGTCTTTCAACGGTTTACGGGATCGTAAAACAGCATGGCGGCTATATTAATGTGTATAGCGAATTGAATGTCGGTACAGTCTTTCGCATTTACCTCCCGGCAATAAGGGAAGAGGCCGCTGAAGAACAGGCCCCTCCGTGTGATTTCAGGACAGGGGAAGAGACCATCCTTATTGCAGAAGATAATGAAAATGTAAGGCAGTTTGTCGTCGAGATCTTCAGCCTCTGCGGCTATAAGATGATTGAGGCTGTAGACGGTGCAGATGCAATACAAAGATTTCAAGAGAATAAGGAGATCAATCTTGTAATTCTCGATTCCGTTATGCCCGGGAAGAACGGGAGAGAGACATATGATGAAATCGTCAAAATAAAACCCGATATAAAGGTGATTTTTATCAGCGGCTACACAAGAGATATCATTCTCGATAAAGGCATACAGACAAAGGATTTTGCCTTTGTTCAGAAACCTCTGTCGCCGGGCGAGTTATTGCAGAAAGCAAGAGAGGTCCTCGATAGCTGA
- a CDS encoding integration host factor subunit beta produces the protein MNKIDIINKVAEDMKLNQKVAKIAVDTIVDTIKKAIVNSERVEIRGFGSFTLRQYKAYKGRNPKTGELVDVQPKKLPYFKVGKELKEMIWKD, from the coding sequence ATGAACAAAATCGATATCATCAACAAGGTTGCAGAAGACATGAAGTTGAATCAGAAAGTGGCAAAAATAGCCGTTGACACAATTGTGGACACCATAAAAAAGGCGATTGTAAATAGCGAAAGGGTGGAAATCAGGGGGTTCGGCAGCTTTACGCTCAGGCAATACAAGGCCTACAAAGGAAGAAATCCCAAGACCGGTGAACTCGTGGATGTGCAGCCAAAAAAGCTTCCCTATTTCAAGGTCGGCAAAGAATTAAAAGAAATGATCTGGAAGGACTAA
- a CDS encoding radical SAM protein, producing MNDPLLLLEKCALCPRECGVNRLNGEKGFCGIGNEIIIAHYGAHFGEETPISGTRGSGTIFFASCNLRCIYCQNYQISHRRSGESFTVQGLVEIFFQLKQQGCHNINLVSPVPYIPFIALAIDQAIKERIGIPFIYNTNAYEHVHALRVLDGLIDIYLPDFKYWSAYIAEKLSHVPRDKGYPGHAKWAISEMKRQVGDLVVEDGVAKKGILIRHLVLPGNLAGSRHIIGWIKEHLGIGTFISLMSQYYPVYKAASYPILNRKIRYDEYNDLVTFLSENGFENVFIQELESAPLLVPDFEEEEPFKR from the coding sequence ATGAATGACCCCCTGTTGCTTCTTGAAAAGTGTGCATTATGCCCGAGGGAATGTGGTGTGAACAGGCTCAATGGCGAAAAAGGGTTCTGCGGCATCGGCAATGAAATTATTATTGCACACTACGGCGCCCACTTCGGTGAGGAAACACCCATCTCCGGCACAAGAGGTTCTGGAACTATATTTTTTGCCTCGTGTAATTTGCGATGTATCTACTGCCAGAATTACCAGATAAGTCACAGGAGGTCAGGTGAAAGCTTTACCGTTCAAGGACTTGTGGAAATATTCTTCCAGCTCAAACAGCAGGGTTGTCATAACATAAACCTTGTGAGCCCTGTGCCGTATATCCCCTTTATTGCGCTTGCAATAGACCAGGCAATAAAAGAAAGAATAGGAATCCCCTTTATTTATAATACGAATGCCTATGAGCATGTCCATGCCTTGCGGGTGCTCGACGGGCTCATCGATATATACCTGCCTGATTTCAAGTACTGGAGCGCTTATATCGCGGAAAAGCTTTCTCATGTCCCGCGCGATAAAGGTTACCCTGGGCATGCAAAATGGGCAATATCAGAGATGAAAAGACAGGTAGGCGATCTGGTGGTAGAAGATGGGGTTGCAAAAAAGGGTATCCTCATAAGGCACCTTGTCCTCCCCGGGAATCTGGCCGGTTCACGACATATTATCGGGTGGATTAAGGAACATCTTGGTATTGGAACATTCATAAGCCTCATGTCGCAGTATTATCCGGTGTATAAAGCTGCTTCGTATCCAATATTAAACAGGAAAATCCGGTATGACGAATACAATGATCTGGTAACATTTCTTTCAGAGAATGGTTTTGAAAACGTTTTTATTCAGGAACTGGAAAGTGCACCGCTCCTTGTACCGGATTTTGAAGAGGAAGAACCGTTTAAACGCTAA
- a CDS encoding sugar phosphate isomerase/epimerase, with product MDNRKLPIFINVPYRLVEANIERVAGLGVGVEVYAENNILDELDMGDVKELGKKLRDSGIICTAHAPFMDLSPGGYDRKIRTLSKDKIKRAVEMAHRLNAISVVCHPGYNKWFYDGNEQLWLDNSVETWTEVLSEAKGGPLVLLENIFEETPATLIALLGYFKDKDLYFCFDSGHFNLFSTTPLEAWFIPLKNRIREMHLHDNHGKSDEHLPIGWGTFPFRELKAFIAQLTGIIYTSEFHSEAHAIESIKTLQEFIS from the coding sequence ATGGACAATCGAAAATTACCCATATTTATTAATGTTCCTTACAGGCTTGTAGAGGCCAACATCGAGCGAGTTGCGGGTCTCGGCGTTGGGGTTGAGGTATATGCGGAAAATAATATCCTCGATGAGTTGGACATGGGTGACGTCAAAGAACTGGGTAAAAAACTCCGGGATAGCGGCATTATCTGCACTGCCCACGCCCCATTTATGGATTTGAGTCCCGGCGGATATGATCGGAAGATCAGGACCCTCTCAAAAGATAAGATAAAAAGGGCCGTGGAGATGGCCCATCGCCTTAATGCAATAAGTGTTGTGTGCCATCCCGGATACAACAAGTGGTTTTATGACGGAAATGAGCAGTTGTGGCTTGATAACAGCGTCGAGACGTGGACCGAGGTTCTCAGTGAGGCAAAGGGCGGCCCGCTCGTCTTGCTTGAGAACATCTTTGAAGAAACACCCGCTACGCTGATAGCCCTTTTAGGTTATTTTAAGGATAAAGACCTTTATTTTTGCTTCGATTCGGGCCACTTTAATCTCTTTTCCACGACTCCCCTCGAAGCATGGTTTATCCCCCTTAAGAATCGTATCAGAGAGATGCATCTCCACGACAACCACGGAAAATCCGACGAGCATCTTCCTATAGGCTGGGGCACATTTCCTTTCCGGGAACTGAAGGCATTCATTGCGCAATTAACCGGCATTATCTATACATCAGAATTCCATAGTGAAGCCCATGCGATAGAGAGTATAAAAACATTACAAGAATTCATATCATAA
- a CDS encoding cytochrome c biogenesis protein ResB yields the protein MSVIKNNIYKFLSSLSLTIFLLCFIAFGSIFGTVIKQKADVEEYLSIYSDTTYTIIKYLGFDDVYHSPWFIAAIVLFAINLTLCTYGRFARLIKTEGKVDLPDESELSDMSMVFHVGNNERENTIASIKKGYQTIYEGEEGVVLQKGVISRYGVYIIHGSILIILIGSLIGMLFGYKGFMTLRKGETKDQLILRGTPLKEVPLGFSLKCKDFQVSFYPGGEPKDYVSKVEVLDNGRVVMERDIRVNSPLSYKGINVYQASYGASPSFLFTIAGEHVTLSERETYEKDGLVMMIARSESAIHNFGPGVLVAYLDQGEPKAVWFLKDVERLKEQKIQGVNIKLEDIKEDFYTGLEIAKDPGVWVVWTGFALILFGLYANFFVYYRRIYMRNIPDGLIVAGIAFKNREGFKEEFEKLKRKVSGNGS from the coding sequence ATGAGTGTCATAAAAAATAACATTTATAAGTTTTTATCTTCCCTGAGCCTTACAATATTTCTACTATGTTTTATCGCTTTTGGTTCAATATTCGGGACTGTTATAAAGCAAAAAGCAGACGTGGAAGAGTATCTTTCCATATACTCAGATACCACATATACGATCATTAAATATCTTGGTTTTGACGATGTATACCACTCACCCTGGTTCATCGCCGCAATCGTGCTCTTCGCCATCAACCTCACTCTGTGTACATATGGGAGGTTTGCCAGACTCATAAAGACAGAAGGCAAGGTGGATTTGCCCGATGAAAGCGAGCTTTCCGACATGTCCATGGTCTTCCATGTTGGAAATAATGAGAGAGAAAACACCATCGCTTCAATCAAAAAAGGATATCAGACTATTTATGAGGGGGAAGAGGGGGTTGTGTTACAAAAGGGTGTTATTTCAAGATACGGTGTGTACATAATACACGGGAGCATCCTCATTATTCTTATAGGGAGCCTCATCGGCATGCTCTTTGGGTATAAAGGGTTTATGACCCTAAGAAAAGGCGAAACGAAGGATCAGCTTATCCTGAGAGGTACGCCCCTAAAAGAGGTGCCCCTTGGATTTTCACTGAAATGCAAGGACTTCCAGGTAAGTTTTTATCCGGGCGGTGAGCCCAAAGATTATGTGAGCAAGGTTGAAGTATTGGATAACGGCAGGGTAGTGATGGAAAGGGATATAAGGGTAAACAGTCCACTTTCATACAAGGGTATTAACGTTTACCAGGCAAGCTACGGCGCTTCCCCATCATTTTTATTCACGATTGCCGGGGAACATGTTACTTTAAGTGAGCGGGAAACCTATGAAAAAGACGGTCTTGTCATGATGATAGCACGTTCTGAAAGCGCTATTCACAACTTCGGGCCCGGTGTACTCGTTGCCTATTTAGACCAGGGTGAGCCAAAGGCTGTATGGTTCCTGAAAGACGTGGAACGGCTAAAGGAACAAAAAATTCAGGGTGTAAATATAAAACTCGAAGATATTAAAGAGGATTTTTACACCGGACTTGAAATAGCGAAAGATCCCGGGGTATGGGTGGTCTGGACAGGTTTTGCGCTCATACTCTTTGGACTTTATGCGAATTTTTTTGTCTATTACAGGAGAATCTACATGCGGAATATCCCTGACGGCCTGATTGTCGCGGGCATTGCGTTCAAGAACAGGGAAGGGTTTAAAGAGGAGTTCGAAAAGTTGAAAAGGAAGGTCTCCGGCAATGGATCATAA
- a CDS encoding L,D-transpeptidase family protein, which produces MKLLMFFLFAMICSVVLSNSAKGASISGPLRKSRQIIIVQAKTWDSFEAVLSLHEKKDGEWQTVKQGIPVVLGKKGLGWGRSFDIDYEALDKTAPVKKEGDGKSPSGIFAIQQAFGFSEKAPYVKLPYITLTDRIECVDDGESQHYNRIIDSSAIPLRDRKSSEKMSAIDVYKTGLVIEHNAQPVVKGCGSCIFFHIWEMPDKGTSGCTAMAEDNLSFLLQWLDPAKNPLLLQFTEGMYGNIKERFHLP; this is translated from the coding sequence ATGAAGCTGCTCATGTTCTTTCTCTTTGCCATGATATGTTCAGTTGTCCTTTCCAATAGCGCGAAAGGTGCATCCATCTCTGGTCCCCTCCGGAAATCAAGGCAGATCATTATTGTTCAGGCAAAGACATGGGATTCTTTTGAGGCAGTTCTGTCGCTCCATGAAAAGAAAGACGGGGAATGGCAGACCGTGAAACAGGGCATCCCGGTCGTGCTGGGCAAAAAGGGACTTGGATGGGGCAGAAGTTTTGATATCGATTATGAAGCGCTTGATAAAACGGCGCCTGTAAAAAAGGAAGGCGACGGCAAATCGCCATCGGGTATCTTTGCAATACAACAGGCCTTCGGTTTCTCTGAAAAAGCCCCTTACGTTAAATTGCCTTACATTACATTGACCGACCGTATCGAGTGTGTGGACGACGGGGAATCGCAACACTACAACCGGATCATTGACAGCTCAGCAATACCGCTCCGCGACCGGAAGAGTTCCGAAAAGATGTCCGCCATCGATGTTTATAAAACCGGCCTCGTCATTGAGCATAACGCCCAACCTGTTGTGAAGGGTTGCGGGTCATGCATATTTTTTCATATCTGGGAAATGCCTGACAAGGGTACTTCAGGCTGTACGGCAATGGCAGAGGACAACCTCTCGTTTTTGCTGCAATGGCTTGACCCCGCAAAAAATCCCCTACTGCTCCAGTTTACTGAGGGCATGTACGGCAATATCAAGGAAAGATTCCATTTACCTTAG